CTTCGTTGGCCAGGTCGGCGGCTTCGGCAAGCTTATTCCCGACCTGAAATGGGCCGTGGAGGAAATGATCCAGGAAGGTGACCGCGTCGTGGTGCGGAGCCGGGCCACAGGAACGCCGGCCGGGCCGTTGTTCGGCGTGGATGGCGAGGGCAGGAGCTTTGATATCCTGACCATCGATATCCACACGATTGAAGACGGCAAGATCGTCCGGACATACCATGTTGAGGACTGGGCCGGTGCACTGCGCCAACTGAAAACCAAATGAACCTTGCGAACCGGCCGGGCGTGCATGCGTCCGGCCGCTGTTTTCCAAAAGGGAACAAACAGGATGACGAAACGGTACTCCTTTGTAAATCCGCTCGGCGGCACTGACTACGAATGGTCGGCCGATCATACTTACGTGAAAGTGTCCGCGCACGATTCCGATGGTCATTTCACCTTGATGGAAGACAATCTGAGATCCACGTTCGCGCTGGGTCTGCATCGCCACGACCACCACGCGGAGACATTCTACATACTGGAAGGCGCCCTGGACTTTCATGTGGACGGGGACTGGGTGACGGCCGGACCGGGAAGCTGCCTTCATATCCCGCCCGGTGTCCCGCACGCCTGTGTCGTGAACGACGCGAGCGTCACCGCACGGATGCTGATGATCTTCCAGCCGGCCGGGTTTGACCTCTACCTCGCAGAGCTTGGTGAGATGAGTGCCGAGGAGCTCGATGACCCGGTCAGAATGGAGGAACTGGCCCGGAAATACGACATCATCAATCTTGGCGATGTTCCCGGGCGCAGCTAGGTCAGCGATAAGCGGTGTCGGGAAACGAATACCCGTCAGCGCTCTATTTGCCGTGTGTAGTTGCTGTTCTGACTGCCTGTTTCCTGTTCACCAGCGCCACGCCAACCAGGATGAGAGCGGCACCCAGGTATTCCCGCAGGTCGATTTTTTCGCCAACCAGGAAGACTCCGATAATGATGGCAACGACGGGCGGGATGTAGGCGACTGAAGCCGCGGAGACGGCCCCCAGTTCATCGATTATGTAGTAGTAAATTATGAATGCTATCCCGGTTCCCAGCACACCCAGCCCCAGAATCAGGCCGGCTGCAACATAAGCATTGCTCCAGATTTCACCAATTCCATTCATGTCCGTGACCACGAGCAGAATAACGAGACTCAGCCCCAACTGGTAGGTAATGAGGGCTGAGACCGGTATACCGAGCGGGATGACGTATTTCTTCGCATAGACAAACGATGCGCCAACACTGAATGATCCGACAACGTTGTAAAGTACGCCTTCGATATTCGTGGCTGCGATGTCAGTGCCGGATGGCTGGGCGATCAAAAGCACGCCAAGAAATCCAATCACGATTCCAAGCACCCTGAAAGCGGACGCCTTTTCGCCACCCAGAAACATCAGCGCAA
Above is a window of Anderseniella sp. Alg231-50 DNA encoding:
- a CDS encoding EamA family transporter translates to MFWLLGIIWGSSFIYMKMASQLVSPMQIVLLRVVFGLVPIALYAQYKGAFKRAHVKHAGHLAVMAVVGTIAYYYGFAKGSSLLLSGVAGALSGLTPILSFLLALMFLGGEKASAFRVLGIVIGFLGVLLIAQPSGTDIAATNIEGVLYNVVGSFSVGASFVYAKKYVIPLGIPVSALITYQLGLSLVILLVVTDMNGIGEIWSNAYVAAGLILGLGVLGTGIAFIIYYYIIDELGAVSAASVAYIPPVVAIIIGVFLVGEKIDLREYLGAALILVGVALVNRKQAVRTATTHGK
- a CDS encoding ester cyclase — its product is MMKFRTIFAALALLIMPMANAAMADDKALVQTFYDYLSNPASDAHADAFKSATTADWGSIGDYSGKIKTRDAFVGQVGGFGKLIPDLKWAVEEMIQEGDRVVVRSRATGTPAGPLFGVDGEGRSFDILTIDIHTIEDGKIVRTYHVEDWAGALRQLKTK
- a CDS encoding cupin domain-containing protein, with amino-acid sequence MTKRYSFVNPLGGTDYEWSADHTYVKVSAHDSDGHFTLMEDNLRSTFALGLHRHDHHAETFYILEGALDFHVDGDWVTAGPGSCLHIPPGVPHACVVNDASVTARMLMIFQPAGFDLYLAELGEMSAEELDDPVRMEELARKYDIINLGDVPGRS